The genomic interval AGCAGTGCCACGCCACCCGGCCCGTAGCCCTCGAACAGGATCTCTTCGTAAGTTGCGCCGGGTAGTTCGCCCGTGCCGCGCTGGACTGCGCGCTTGATATTGTCGGCCGGCATGTTCTCGGCTTTGGCAGCAGCAATAGCGGTGCGCAGACGGGGATTTCCCTCGGGATCGCCGCCGCTCTTGGCAGCCATCGTGATTTCCTTTATTAGCCGAGTAAAAATCTTGCCGCGCTTAGCGTCCAGCGCGCCCTTCTTGTGCTTAATTGTGGCCCATTTTGAGTGGCCAGACATGTGACAACCTCAAACCTTGGATTAATGCAGAGCAGCTCTCCAAATGCCCGCATCCGCATGAGAACAAACGAGAAGTATAGCACGCGGGCTCGCTGATTTTGGCGCGTGATCGTGCCTACGGATGGCGCGACGCGACCGTTAGCGGCTGATGATTTGCTTTGGCCGCCTGTGCGCGTAAATAACCGCGAGCAGCGGAGGGGCCAGCAGAACTCCCCAAAAAGGAATGACGAATCCCAGCACGATGGGCGCAAGTATCGATGCCCAGATGGGGACCCGATTGCTGCGCTTCATCAGATAAGGCTGAAGCACCAGGCCATCGATGACGGCAATGATTGCGTACAGAATGAACACGTACAGCAAATGCATCAACGCGTCTGACTTGGCGGCAAACAGCGTTGTCAGCGCCGGCCCAATAACCGCGATCAGCGGTCCGAAATTGGGAATGAACTGACAGGCCCCGCCAATCACCGCCCAGACTGGGGCCAGCGGCACGCGCAGAATCAGCAAACCGATCAACCACATCGCTGCTACCGCAGCCGCATCTTGCAGTGTGGCGATGAACCAGTTCTTCAGGGCGGAAGCCGTGGTCTGGACATGTGAGCGAAAATCCATCTTCTTGTTCATATTAGATGCCGAACTCTGCAAAGCACTTCATTTTCCATGGACCATGCGCAATGATTCGCTGCTCGGTCGCGTTTTTTATTACTTTTGCTTGAACAATTCTTGTTCGAGCCTGAGAATGTAGCGCGTCTGTTCTACTAAAACGATTGAGCGCACCCCACATGAGACTCGCTCGCATTCTCCTCTTGCTCCCTGCGTTCCTCATTTCCAGTATTTTGCCGCTAAACGCGCAATGGAAGCCGCGGAATCCTGTCACCGCCGTGCAGCAACAGGCAGACGGTGTAGTGCTGACCATGGGCACAGGCACATTGCGCATTCAGGTCTGCTCCGATTCGATCGTGCATGTGCTCTATTCGCCCACCAAAGACTTCCCCTCGCGACCGGAGTACGTGGTTGTAAAGCAGTCCTGGCCGGCGGTTGATTGGAAGCGTGAAGACAACGGCGATAAAGTCCAACTCTCCACTGCGCGCCTGCGCATCGCGGTCGACCGTACCGACGGATCGATCGCCTATAGCTCCGCCGATGGCAAGCCACTCATGAACGAGGCGAATCGGATGATGAGGCCCGTTCAGGTGAATGGAGAGAACACCTACCATGCCGAATCATTGGTGAGCATGTATGGCTCTCAAGAGGGCCTCTATGGATTGGGGCAGCACCAGGCCGGTGTCTGGAATTACCGCGGTGAGTCGGTCGATATTTCACAAGAGAACACGAACATTGCCGTTCCCTTTATGGTTTCATCGCGCGGCTATGGACTGTTTTGGAACAACGACTCGCGCAGCCGCTTCAACGATCGCTTTCTTCATTATCTGTACATCAGCTCCGAAGTTGCCGATGTAATCGACTACTACTTCTTCTATGGGCCGGAACTCGATAAACTCATCGCCGATTACCGCGAGCTGACCGGACGAGCCCCAATGTTCGGTAAATGGGCGTATGGGTTCTGGCAGTGCAAGAACCGCTATAAAACGCAAGACGAGCTGCTTGGGGTCGCAGCGAAATATCGCGAGCTGAAGATTCCCGTCGACAACATCGTGCAGGACTGGTTCTGGTGGGTGCGTAAAGGCGAGTTTGTCTTCAACAGAAACTATCCCGACCCGAAGGCAATGATCGACGAACTTCATCGCGAGAACTTCCACCTGATGATCTCCGTTTGGCCTTTCTTCGAGCCCGGCTCGTCCGAATACGACTACATGAATAAACAGGGCTGGTTCATCGACAAGTTTAAATTCGCTAAGCCGCCGTTCCACGCGGATGGCATGGCCGTTTACGATGCGTCCAATCACGAAGCGCGCAAATATTACTGGAGCTTGCTCGACAAGGGTCTCTTCAAACTCGGGGTAGACGCCTGGTGGATGGATACCACCGAGCCTGAAACCGAAGGTCAGGAAGAGAATATTCAGCTCGGACACAAGCTCGCCATCGGCAGCGGCGATCGCTACGTAAATCTCTTCCCGCTCATGACCACATCCGCCGTTTACCAGGGGCAGAGGCAAGCTTCATCAGATAAGCGCGTCTTCATTCTTTCGCGTTCCGCGTTCGCGGGCTCACAGCGCAATGCGGTCACGGCATGGTCGGGGGATGTGAACTCCACGTTTCTCAGCTTTAAACGCCAGATTCCCGCGGGACTGAACTTCGCTCTTTCTGGAATTCCTTATTGGACTACCGATATCGGCGGCTTCGTAGACGGCAATCCCGACGATCCTCAATATCGCGAGCTCTTCATCCGGTGGTTCCAATATGGGACTTTCTGCCCAATTTTCCGTGTTCATGGCACTCGAACGACGAATCAGAATGAGCTTTGGTCCTATGGTCCCGAAGCGCAGCAGATTCTCACCAGCTTTGACAATCTTCGTTATCGATTAATGCCGTACATCTACTCGCTCGCCTGGCAGGTGACTCACAACAGTTACACGATTATGCGTCCGCTGGTGATGGACTTTCCTTCAGACCAGCGCGCCATCAACGTCGGCGATCAGTTCATGTTTGGACCGGCGATCATGGTGAATCCCGTAACGGAACCAGGAGCGACCATGCGTCATCTGTACTTGCCGAAAGCGAAGTGGTACGACTTCTGGACGGGAGCCACGCAGGACGGCGGAGTGGCGATCGACAGCCCAGCACCTCTCGACAAGCTTCCGCTCTATGTGCGCGCCGGATCGATTCTGCCGATGGGCCCCGAAGTGCAATACGCTTCCGAAAAGCCCGCCGATCCAATCGAGATCAGAATCTATCCCGGAGCGAATGCTGATTTCGCAATCTACGAAGACGAAAACGACAACTACGATTACGAGAAAGGGGAGTATGCGGTCATTCCGCTGCACTGGAATGATTCGACAGGTACGCTGACGATCGGCGATCGCACGGGAAGCTTTCCTGGAATGATGTCGGCCCGATCGTTTCAAATCGTTCTGGTCCGAGAGGGACACGGCACAGGTGAGGCGTCGATCTCAGCGCCAGACAAAACAGTCCAATACTCAGGCAAGCAGGTGGCTGTTCCAGTTCGGTGATCGACGTACGATGATCCGCGCAATTGGAGAATTACACCGCTTTCCAGCTTGCACCGCCTTTTTAGATACTGTCATGCCTCGCGCAGCCGCGAATCAGATAAGGCTTGGACAATTTGATGTTTGCTGCGCGGGGCACCCGCTTTTCTGTCGGCTGCGCGGAACAGCAGGTCCCCCGCGCCGCAAGATCGCTTTGATGTAGCAGCAATGCACTTGCCTACGGCGCGAGCGAAGACAGTTCCTAAAAAGATGCGTAGAGATGATTACTTCGCAATGGCGACGCGTTCCGCGTGCAGGTGCTGCAGCACTCTCACTGATATCTGTCCACCTTGCCGCGAGGCAATTCCATCCGCAGCAGCGCGAGCCGCAGCCATCGTGGTGAGAGCAGGAATGCGCTGTGTTACGGCAGCGCGGCGAATTGCCTGCTCGTCGAACCAGG from Terriglobales bacterium carries:
- a CDS encoding AI-2E family transporter: MNKKMDFRSHVQTTASALKNWFIATLQDAAAVAAMWLIGLLILRVPLAPVWAVIGGACQFIPNFGPLIAVIGPALTTLFAAKSDALMHLLYVFILYAIIAVIDGLVLQPYLMKRSNRVPIWASILAPIVLGFVIPFWGVLLAPPLLAVIYAHRRPKQIISR
- a CDS encoding glycoside hydrolase family 31 protein, translated to MRLARILLLLPAFLISSILPLNAQWKPRNPVTAVQQQADGVVLTMGTGTLRIQVCSDSIVHVLYSPTKDFPSRPEYVVVKQSWPAVDWKREDNGDKVQLSTARLRIAVDRTDGSIAYSSADGKPLMNEANRMMRPVQVNGENTYHAESLVSMYGSQEGLYGLGQHQAGVWNYRGESVDISQENTNIAVPFMVSSRGYGLFWNNDSRSRFNDRFLHYLYISSEVADVIDYYFFYGPELDKLIADYRELTGRAPMFGKWAYGFWQCKNRYKTQDELLGVAAKYRELKIPVDNIVQDWFWWVRKGEFVFNRNYPDPKAMIDELHRENFHLMISVWPFFEPGSSEYDYMNKQGWFIDKFKFAKPPFHADGMAVYDASNHEARKYYWSLLDKGLFKLGVDAWWMDTTEPETEGQEENIQLGHKLAIGSGDRYVNLFPLMTTSAVYQGQRQASSDKRVFILSRSAFAGSQRNAVTAWSGDVNSTFLSFKRQIPAGLNFALSGIPYWTTDIGGFVDGNPDDPQYRELFIRWFQYGTFCPIFRVHGTRTTNQNELWSYGPEAQQILTSFDNLRYRLMPYIYSLAWQVTHNSYTIMRPLVMDFPSDQRAINVGDQFMFGPAIMVNPVTEPGATMRHLYLPKAKWYDFWTGATQDGGVAIDSPAPLDKLPLYVRAGSILPMGPEVQYASEKPADPIEIRIYPGANADFAIYEDENDNYDYEKGEYAVIPLHWNDSTGTLTIGDRTGSFPGMMSARSFQIVLVREGHGTGEASISAPDKTVQYSGKQVAVPVR